The following are from one region of the Actinoplanes sp. L3-i22 genome:
- a CDS encoding alpha/beta fold hydrolase, with protein sequence MKGAVLAGDSELLPEGEVPPPWPARRVVVGGAMLHVRDTPATRPEAEPAVYVHGLGGSSQNFTDLAGLLADRFDGQAVDLPGFGYSDPSPRYSIPAFAATLIDYLDASGRGPVHLVGNSLGGSISVRVAALRPDLVRTLTLISPAMPFLNPRRTAQGPMLPLLAMPGAERLMAWGLTRITAEEMAEQVLAACFGDTSKVHPQRRLEAMEEIQLRYTVAHYPRAYLGTLRGLVGSFLRAYLPGVNSQWRLAARVQAPTLVVGGLNDKLVDPRVPAQVARAIPDGRLLILPGVGHVAQMEVPRLVARGIVGMLRDVRPAVA encoded by the coding sequence GTGAAGGGCGCGGTGTTGGCCGGCGACAGCGAGCTGTTGCCGGAAGGTGAGGTGCCGCCACCCTGGCCCGCGCGGCGGGTCGTGGTGGGTGGCGCGATGCTGCACGTGCGGGACACGCCGGCCACCCGGCCGGAGGCCGAGCCAGCGGTCTACGTGCACGGCCTCGGCGGCTCCTCGCAGAACTTCACCGACCTGGCCGGCCTGCTCGCCGACCGGTTCGACGGGCAGGCCGTCGACCTGCCCGGGTTCGGCTACAGCGACCCCAGTCCGAGGTATTCGATTCCGGCCTTCGCGGCCACCCTGATCGACTACCTGGACGCGTCCGGCCGCGGCCCGGTCCACCTGGTCGGCAACTCGCTGGGCGGCTCCATCTCGGTGCGGGTCGCCGCGCTGCGCCCCGACCTGGTGCGCACGCTCACGCTGATCTCGCCGGCGATGCCGTTCCTCAACCCGCGCCGCACCGCGCAGGGCCCGATGCTCCCGCTGCTCGCGATGCCCGGCGCGGAACGCCTGATGGCCTGGGGGCTGACCCGGATCACCGCGGAGGAGATGGCCGAGCAGGTGCTCGCCGCCTGCTTCGGGGACACCAGCAAGGTGCATCCGCAGCGCCGGCTGGAGGCGATGGAGGAGATCCAGCTGCGCTACACCGTGGCGCACTACCCGCGGGCCTACCTCGGCACGCTGCGCGGGCTGGTCGGCAGTTTCCTCCGGGCCTACCTGCCCGGCGTCAACTCGCAGTGGCGGCTGGCCGCCCGGGTGCAGGCGCCGACGCTGGTCGTGGGCGGCCTCAACGACAAGCTGGTCGATCCGCGGGTGCCGGCCCAGGTGGCCAGGGCGATTCCGGACGGCCGCCTGCTGATCCTGCCCGGGGTCGGGCACGTGGCGCAGATGGAGGTGCCGCGGCTGGTCGCGCGCGGGATCGTCGGCATGCTGCGGGACGTGCGTCCGGCCGTGGCGTGA
- a CDS encoding APA family fibronectin-binding glycoprotein, translating to MIAPVTPVHEPDTQPPAGDRWRQWWLALFAVTLVLLAVIAVASQRPAPTAAPVSDSAPVPSASATPTPSAPSATPSPSASTPILESASASPSAPTSLVDPELLQIPGVVPTHASGDFAYAVKRGSILGRKGQLKRFRVAVEKGSGEDPDAFAAQVVSTLGDDRGWVGNGTLRLLMVNGDERADFTVYLATRDTAGAMCQAGGTNIRIGGVPYTSCRATGKAIINLDRYRKSSKPYLNAKIPLAVYRNYVINHEVGHELGHHHEGCPKSGGPAPVMVQQTLTTRGCVPYAWPRLHDKAFSGPAL from the coding sequence ATGATCGCTCCAGTCACTCCCGTACACGAACCGGACACCCAGCCGCCCGCGGGTGATCGGTGGCGCCAATGGTGGCTCGCGCTGTTCGCGGTCACGCTGGTGCTGCTCGCCGTGATCGCGGTGGCCTCGCAGCGGCCGGCTCCGACCGCCGCTCCGGTGTCCGATTCCGCCCCCGTGCCGTCCGCGAGCGCCACGCCGACGCCGTCCGCGCCGTCCGCGACGCCCTCGCCGTCGGCCTCCACGCCGATCCTGGAATCCGCCTCGGCTTCGCCATCGGCACCCACATCGCTGGTGGACCCCGAGCTCCTGCAGATCCCCGGCGTGGTCCCGACGCATGCTTCAGGCGATTTTGCGTACGCGGTCAAGCGCGGCTCGATCCTCGGCCGCAAAGGGCAGCTGAAACGCTTCCGGGTGGCGGTGGAGAAGGGCAGCGGGGAGGACCCGGACGCGTTCGCCGCCCAGGTGGTGAGCACGCTCGGCGACGATCGCGGCTGGGTCGGGAACGGGACGTTGCGGCTGCTCATGGTCAACGGGGACGAGCGGGCCGACTTCACGGTGTACCTGGCGACCCGGGACACGGCCGGCGCGATGTGCCAGGCGGGCGGCACGAACATCCGGATCGGCGGGGTGCCGTACACGTCCTGCCGGGCCACCGGGAAGGCGATCATCAACCTGGACCGCTATCGGAAGTCGTCGAAGCCGTACCTGAACGCGAAGATCCCGCTGGCGGTGTACCGGAACTACGTGATCAATCACGAGGTCGGTCACGAGCTCGGGCATCATCACGAGGGCTGCCCGAAGTCGGGTGGTCCGGCGCCGGTGATGGTCCAGCAGACGCTGACCACCCGGGGGTGCGTGCCGTATGCGTGGCCCCGCCTGCACGACAAGGCGTTCTCCGGCCCGGCCCTCTGA
- a CDS encoding DUF3152 domain-containing protein encodes MANATNASPDPANGANPPAAARRARNELASAKTTSAATAKSVKSVVTAQTGSAKPSKNVVTAQTGTPAKSTRTRNPAAEPAPAPTSRAVSPSAAAKPKPTTAKPTAGGAKAAPAGAKPVASPARKTVGKPAGKPAPGTTGAADRGTAARARKSLREAVTGDLETTARARKSVRETVPGDTGTTARARKSLRAGDGGRAVPAETAARAETAARARKTVGTGTPARSRAVPAETSTASRPRKTLSSDTQPGAAATPRKSIGRGADTVRAAMHAADDRDLSGGRHRRTAEPIDDSTGRHRMSADAPPRHRAEQHPAHAIGGPDAPAGLDDSAGQSRSAPENDAAHGDRPGPVQPTARHAQPQLAKPPVDPETGLPPGMTRGILELAAERLAASRAAQAAQEAQAADDDGDEPETDEPEPTDETQRPATRRGGRSMGGAGLRNPGAAGTRPGSGSRPPLASRPPAGPPEAVRPPTNPPPAGAFGYPPNAVPGLVPPMAMPDADRSDDPMATSGYPDPTGLSETEAGWPISTRRPRGTRPAPAPPEDESVLSQEPAPGIPQLVRPIRAGRPAPAPVEPDDSADHLPHTEPDPATQTDRSPRRRPIVRANPATPGSPHPDFYRTPAGATPVAPPSHPGALSYPDESYPEPYPGAENPAAPGTTPYPGMVVPQAQAARQPAAQRPDTVEIPQVLPEVETEDGAWFWSTTDHPPVGLPESLRLPVGIPEGLWHPAERDQGDDRPTREQPIYTEAAEPGVAEDAAPPSETGPSETGPIETAPIETAPIETGPAEPEAAPPAIETRETLVPHQILPASADAPLVEIDRTVPPPDVDGREEIRAELTPNGRKLLRRRRRVTFMAYLLAVSLVLIVGHELRDRERPVADRAPDPIGAVAPQNQDQPSQDQNPNQEDQDKVGSVQGAPTAAGEASGQAEHFRYVTTSGPLLGKAGELHRFRVAVEETVPDVEPTAFAKVIDRTLGDKRSWIASGKVRLRRVPKSAETDFIIYLASAATSEKMCAAGGLHTEGFTSCRVPGRVIINADRWADGTPDYEGELAQYRQYAINHEVGHELGHGHEACPGKGKPAPVMLQQTYGLDGCIRNAWPYRSGKRYEGDPVP; translated from the coding sequence ATGGCAAACGCGACAAATGCCTCCCCTGATCCGGCGAATGGCGCGAACCCGCCCGCCGCCGCCCGGCGTGCCCGCAACGAGCTGGCCAGCGCGAAGACGACGTCGGCGGCGACCGCGAAGTCCGTGAAGTCGGTCGTCACGGCGCAGACCGGCTCCGCGAAGCCGTCGAAGAACGTCGTGACGGCGCAGACCGGCACCCCGGCGAAGTCCACCCGGACGAGGAACCCCGCGGCCGAGCCGGCCCCGGCGCCCACCTCCCGCGCGGTGTCCCCGTCGGCCGCCGCCAAGCCGAAGCCGACCACGGCCAAGCCGACCGCCGGCGGGGCCAAAGCGGCTCCGGCCGGCGCGAAGCCCGTGGCATCACCGGCCCGCAAGACAGTCGGGAAGCCGGCCGGGAAGCCCGCGCCGGGGACCACCGGGGCAGCGGACCGGGGGACCGCGGCGCGAGCCCGCAAGAGCCTGCGCGAAGCGGTCACCGGCGACCTCGAGACGACGGCCCGGGCGCGCAAGAGCGTGCGGGAGACCGTGCCGGGTGACACCGGGACGACGGCGCGCGCCCGCAAGAGCCTGCGCGCCGGTGACGGCGGTCGCGCGGTGCCGGCCGAGACCGCGGCACGGGCCGAGACCGCGGCGCGGGCCCGCAAGACGGTGGGCACCGGCACGCCGGCTCGGAGCCGGGCGGTGCCGGCGGAGACGAGCACGGCGTCGCGGCCCCGCAAGACGTTGTCCAGCGACACCCAGCCGGGTGCGGCGGCTACCCCGCGCAAGAGCATCGGCCGCGGGGCTGACACGGTTCGGGCGGCCATGCACGCGGCAGATGATCGAGACCTTTCCGGTGGACGGCACCGCCGGACCGCCGAGCCGATCGACGACTCGACCGGACGTCACCGGATGTCCGCGGACGCACCCCCGCGGCATCGCGCCGAACAGCACCCCGCCCACGCGATCGGCGGACCGGACGCCCCCGCGGGCCTTGATGATTCCGCAGGTCAAAGCAGGTCGGCGCCCGAGAACGATGCCGCGCACGGGGACCGGCCGGGACCGGTGCAGCCGACTGCGCGGCATGCTCAGCCGCAGCTCGCGAAGCCGCCGGTGGACCCGGAGACCGGACTCCCGCCGGGGATGACCCGCGGGATCCTGGAGCTGGCCGCCGAACGCCTGGCCGCCTCCCGCGCCGCCCAGGCCGCCCAGGAAGCCCAGGCCGCTGACGACGACGGCGACGAGCCCGAGACGGACGAGCCGGAACCCACCGACGAGACCCAGCGCCCGGCCACCCGTCGCGGCGGTCGCTCCATGGGCGGCGCCGGCCTGCGCAATCCCGGCGCGGCCGGCACTCGTCCCGGCTCGGGTTCGCGCCCGCCCCTGGCCTCCCGGCCGCCGGCCGGCCCACCCGAGGCCGTCCGCCCGCCGACGAACCCGCCCCCCGCCGGAGCCTTCGGCTATCCGCCGAACGCGGTGCCGGGCCTCGTCCCGCCGATGGCGATGCCCGACGCGGACCGGTCCGACGACCCGATGGCCACCAGCGGCTATCCGGACCCGACCGGGCTGAGTGAGACCGAGGCCGGCTGGCCGATCAGCACCCGCCGGCCGCGCGGCACCCGGCCGGCCCCGGCGCCGCCCGAGGACGAATCGGTCCTGTCGCAGGAGCCGGCCCCCGGCATCCCGCAGCTCGTGCGCCCGATCCGGGCCGGCCGTCCGGCGCCGGCCCCGGTCGAGCCCGACGACTCCGCCGACCACCTGCCGCACACCGAACCGGACCCGGCCACCCAGACCGACCGTTCGCCGCGCCGCCGCCCGATCGTCCGCGCGAACCCGGCCACGCCCGGCAGCCCGCACCCGGACTTCTACCGCACCCCGGCCGGCGCGACCCCGGTCGCCCCGCCGTCGCACCCAGGAGCGCTCTCCTACCCGGACGAGTCGTACCCGGAGCCGTACCCAGGAGCGGAGAACCCGGCGGCGCCGGGCACAACGCCGTACCCAGGAATGGTTGTGCCGCAAGCCCAAGCGGCCCGGCAGCCGGCCGCCCAGCGTCCGGACACCGTCGAGATTCCGCAGGTCCTGCCGGAGGTAGAGACCGAGGACGGCGCCTGGTTCTGGTCCACCACCGACCATCCGCCGGTCGGCCTCCCGGAGAGCCTCCGTCTCCCGGTGGGCATCCCGGAGGGCCTCTGGCACCCGGCCGAGCGCGATCAGGGCGACGACCGTCCGACCCGTGAGCAGCCGATCTACACGGAGGCCGCCGAGCCCGGGGTGGCGGAGGACGCCGCGCCGCCGAGCGAGACCGGGCCGAGCGAGACCGGGCCGATCGAGACCGCGCCGATCGAGACCGCGCCGATCGAGACCGGGCCGGCCGAGCCGGAGGCGGCGCCGCCCGCGATCGAGACCCGGGAGACCCTGGTCCCGCACCAGATCCTGCCGGCCAGCGCGGACGCCCCGCTGGTCGAGATCGACCGGACCGTCCCGCCGCCGGACGTCGACGGCCGCGAGGAGATCCGCGCCGAGCTGACGCCGAACGGCCGCAAGCTGCTGCGACGGCGCCGCCGGGTGACCTTCATGGCGTACCTCCTGGCGGTTTCCCTGGTTTTGATCGTCGGCCATGAGCTGCGCGATCGGGAGCGGCCGGTCGCCGACCGGGCGCCGGACCCGATCGGCGCGGTCGCGCCGCAGAACCAGGACCAGCCGTCCCAGGATCAGAATCCGAACCAGGAAGACCAGGACAAGGTGGGCTCGGTGCAGGGTGCGCCGACCGCCGCCGGCGAGGCGTCGGGCCAGGCAGAGCATTTCCGGTACGTCACCACGAGCGGCCCGCTCCTCGGCAAGGCCGGCGAGCTGCACCGTTTCCGGGTGGCCGTCGAGGAGACCGTGCCGGACGTCGAGCCGACCGCCTTCGCCAAGGTGATCGACCGCACGCTGGGCGACAAGCGCAGCTGGATCGCGAGCGGGAAGGTACGCCTGCGCCGGGTGCCGAAGTCGGCCGAGACGGACTTCATCATCTATCTCGCGTCCGCGGCGACCTCGGAGAAGATGTGCGCCGCGGGCGGCCTGCACACCGAGGGCTTCACCTCGTGCCGGGTCCCCGGCCGGGTGATCATCAACGCCGACCGCTGGGCCGACGGAACCCCGGATTACGAGGGTGAGCTGGCCCAATACCGCCAGTACGCGATCAACCACGAGGTCGGTCACGAGCTCGGACACGGTCACGAGGCCTGCCCGGGCAAGGGGAAGCCGGCGCCGGTGATGCTGCAGCAGACCTACGGTCTGGACGGCTGCATCCGCAATGCCTGGCCCTATCGCAGCGGCAAGCGGTACGAGGGTGACCCGGTCCCGTAA
- the moeZ gene encoding adenylyltransferase/sulfurtransferase MoeZ, producing MALPPLVEPAAELSIDEIRRYSRHLIIPDVGMDGQKRLKNAKVLAVGAGGLGSPALLYLAAAGVGTLGIIDFDTVDESNLQRQIIHGVSDVGTPKAESAARSIAEINPLVNVIVHNTALDRDNVKEIFSQYDLIVDGTDNFATRYMVNDAAVLLGKPYVWGSIYRFDGQASVFWEEHGPCYRCLYPEPPPPGMVPSCAEGGVLGVLCASIGSIQVNEAIKLITGIGEPLVGRLMVYDALEMEYRKIKVRKDPNCALCGDNPTVTDLLEDYEDFCGAVSEEAQEAISGSTITARELKDWQDSGKDIFLVDVREPAEWEINRIPGATLIPKGDILSGEALAKFPQDRQIVLHCKSGVRSAEALAALKAAGFKDAVHVQGGIVSWVNTVDPSLPSY from the coding sequence GTGGCTCTGCCCCCGCTCGTCGAGCCGGCCGCTGAGCTGAGCATCGACGAGATCCGCCGCTATTCGCGTCACCTGATCATCCCCGACGTCGGGATGGACGGGCAGAAGCGCCTGAAGAACGCGAAGGTCCTCGCGGTCGGCGCGGGCGGCCTCGGCTCGCCGGCGCTGCTCTACCTGGCCGCGGCCGGCGTGGGCACGCTCGGCATCATCGACTTCGACACCGTCGATGAGTCGAACCTGCAGCGCCAGATCATCCACGGCGTCTCCGACGTCGGCACGCCCAAGGCGGAGTCGGCGGCGCGCAGCATCGCCGAGATCAACCCGCTGGTGAACGTGATCGTTCACAACACCGCGCTGGACCGCGACAACGTCAAAGAGATCTTCAGTCAGTACGACCTGATCGTCGACGGCACCGACAACTTCGCCACGCGGTACATGGTGAACGACGCGGCCGTGCTGCTCGGCAAGCCGTATGTCTGGGGCTCGATCTACCGCTTCGACGGCCAGGCCTCGGTCTTCTGGGAGGAGCACGGTCCCTGCTACCGCTGCCTCTACCCGGAGCCGCCGCCGCCCGGCATGGTGCCGAGCTGTGCCGAGGGCGGCGTCCTCGGCGTGCTCTGCGCGTCGATCGGCTCGATCCAGGTCAACGAGGCGATCAAGCTGATCACCGGCATCGGTGAGCCGCTGGTCGGTCGCCTGATGGTCTACGACGCCCTGGAGATGGAGTACCGCAAGATCAAGGTCCGCAAGGACCCGAACTGCGCGCTCTGCGGCGACAACCCGACCGTCACCGACCTGCTCGAGGACTACGAGGACTTCTGCGGCGCGGTCTCCGAGGAGGCGCAGGAGGCGATCAGCGGCTCCACGATCACCGCCCGCGAGCTGAAGGACTGGCAGGACAGCGGCAAGGACATCTTCCTGGTCGACGTCCGCGAGCCGGCCGAGTGGGAGATCAACCGGATCCCCGGCGCGACCCTGATCCCCAAGGGCGACATCCTCTCCGGCGAGGCGCTGGCGAAGTTCCCGCAGGACCGGCAGATCGTGCTGCACTGCAAGTCGGGCGTCCGCTCGGCGGAGGCGCTGGCCGCGCTGAAGGCGGCCGGGTTCAAGGACGCGGTGCACGTCCAGGGCGGCATCGTGTCCTGGGTCAACACGGTCGACCCGTCACTGCCGTCGTACTGA
- a CDS encoding prenyltransferase/squalene oxidase repeat-containing protein, with protein MVDIDAAIGYVMAHGDPVERARLSYLRTGEPASPEIIDRISGGQMVEGGWPASADGQVPSVDATCFRLGELDDLGGLQAGPVAERALHWLAGAQRPDGTWQEHESLTGEAPAWAMPGDPEATLYLTSAAGFWLTAAAVEIDPYQTRGRYDNVLASAAGFVAGQIRPDGTWPSFLAAGWHAAGLLHQQQYFYESSRVQLVLGERLPEMGPADVAQMAAALRRVNLGDDWLLRNARKRLAETQRSDGGWDSNEGPIFDVNITLTTLRACR; from the coding sequence GTGGTCGATATCGATGCCGCCATCGGATACGTGATGGCCCATGGTGACCCGGTCGAACGCGCACGTCTGTCGTATCTGCGGACAGGTGAGCCAGCGTCGCCCGAGATCATCGACCGCATCTCCGGCGGTCAAATGGTGGAGGGCGGCTGGCCCGCCTCGGCCGACGGGCAGGTGCCCTCGGTCGATGCCACCTGTTTCCGCCTCGGCGAGCTCGACGATCTCGGCGGCCTGCAGGCCGGCCCGGTCGCCGAGCGGGCCCTGCACTGGCTGGCCGGCGCCCAGCGACCGGACGGGACCTGGCAGGAGCACGAGTCGCTGACCGGCGAGGCCCCGGCCTGGGCGATGCCCGGCGACCCGGAGGCCACGCTCTACCTGACGTCGGCGGCCGGCTTCTGGCTGACCGCGGCCGCCGTGGAGATCGACCCCTATCAGACCCGCGGGCGCTACGACAACGTGCTGGCCTCGGCGGCCGGCTTCGTCGCCGGCCAGATCCGGCCGGACGGCACGTGGCCGTCGTTCCTGGCGGCCGGCTGGCACGCCGCCGGGCTGCTCCACCAGCAGCAGTATTTCTACGAGTCGTCCCGGGTGCAGCTGGTCCTCGGCGAGCGGCTGCCCGAGATGGGCCCGGCGGATGTCGCCCAGATGGCGGCCGCGCTGCGCCGGGTCAACCTGGGCGACGACTGGCTGCTGCGGAACGCCCGGAAGCGGCTGGCGGAGACGCAGCGGTCGGACGGCGGGTGGGACAGCAACGAGGGCCCGATCTTCGACGTCAACATCACGCTGACCACGCTGCGCGCCTGTCGTTGA
- a CDS encoding glycosyltransferase, with product MTETSSGLRRATDRRILMPRSNKAGPLALPPAIPQLALLETAEAVSNEIAAAKPRHATISCIIPCYNEQETIADVLKSLLAQTRLPDVIHVIINNTDDDTPEIARGFEGQHTRTIKGEEFVTEIHVHDMGVNPDKKVGALNYGYFLSRGFDYILGVDGDTTLARDTVERLELEMTDDPRIGGLSAIYTIDKSRYRGLMARFLVAGQRAQFGAFNMDNLLRGRNMAVLGGQCSLFSIRALEMVMVRHHQQAPWVRDSEVEDSKLSLQIKDAGFSTKISATARAFVGPMTNLRALHGQQVKWNFGAIDLFWPGQRGDNKGQPLHPNLRLRWYENISMGFNIGSRIGFMLLLMAALSIHAFVFNPIWLIPPVIAMLLNLRLALAMKDKSASDLLYAALFFPAELYMWIRMGHFVSAWTQFLAQTDKDNWAAQANAEKGKGSAYVMPLIVLVAILGGGIYAWSQQSVGVQSAILSLGWPILYLATIAQTVFMMRKLVRRHRGFAV from the coding sequence ATGACCGAGACGAGTTCCGGCCTTCGCCGAGCTACCGACCGACGCATTCTCATGCCGCGCAGCAACAAGGCGGGACCACTGGCGCTGCCGCCGGCCATCCCGCAGCTGGCCCTGCTGGAGACGGCGGAGGCGGTGTCCAACGAGATCGCCGCGGCCAAGCCCCGGCACGCCACGATCAGCTGCATCATCCCCTGCTACAACGAGCAGGAGACGATCGCCGACGTCCTGAAGAGCCTGCTCGCCCAGACCCGGCTGCCGGACGTCATCCACGTCATCATCAACAACACCGATGACGACACCCCGGAGATCGCCCGCGGCTTCGAGGGCCAGCACACCCGGACGATCAAGGGCGAGGAGTTCGTCACCGAGATCCACGTCCACGACATGGGCGTGAACCCCGACAAGAAGGTCGGCGCGCTCAACTACGGCTACTTCCTGTCCCGCGGCTTCGACTACATCCTCGGCGTCGACGGCGACACCACGCTCGCCCGGGACACCGTGGAGCGGCTCGAACTGGAGATGACCGACGACCCGCGGATCGGCGGGCTGAGCGCCATCTACACGATCGACAAGAGCCGGTACCGCGGGCTGATGGCCCGGTTCCTGGTGGCCGGCCAGCGGGCCCAGTTCGGCGCGTTCAACATGGACAACCTGCTCCGCGGCCGGAACATGGCGGTGCTCGGCGGCCAGTGCAGCCTCTTCAGCATCCGCGCGCTGGAGATGGTGATGGTCCGCCACCACCAGCAGGCGCCCTGGGTGCGCGACAGCGAGGTGGAGGACAGCAAGCTGTCACTCCAGATCAAGGACGCCGGCTTCAGTACGAAGATCAGCGCGACCGCCCGAGCCTTCGTCGGCCCGATGACGAACCTCCGCGCCCTGCACGGTCAGCAGGTCAAGTGGAACTTCGGCGCCATCGACCTGTTCTGGCCCGGCCAGCGCGGCGACAACAAGGGCCAGCCGCTGCACCCGAACCTGCGGCTGCGCTGGTACGAGAACATCTCGATGGGGTTCAACATCGGGTCCCGGATCGGCTTCATGCTGCTGCTGATGGCGGCGCTGTCGATCCACGCGTTCGTGTTCAACCCGATCTGGCTGATCCCGCCGGTCATCGCGATGCTGCTGAACCTGCGCCTGGCTCTGGCGATGAAGGACAAGAGCGCCTCCGACCTGCTGTACGCCGCGCTGTTCTTCCCGGCCGAGCTCTACATGTGGATCCGGATGGGCCACTTCGTCTCGGCCTGGACGCAGTTCCTCGCGCAGACCGACAAGGACAACTGGGCCGCGCAGGCGAACGCGGAGAAGGGCAAGGGCTCGGCGTACGTCATGCCGCTGATCGTGCTGGTCGCGATCCTCGGTGGCGGGATCTACGCCTGGAGCCAGCAGAGCGTCGGGGTGCAGTCGGCGATCCTGTCGCTGGGCTGGCCGATCCTCTACCTCGCCACCATCGCGCAGACCGTCTTCATGATGCGCAAGCTGGTGCGGCGCCACCGCGGCTTCGCGGTCTGA
- a CDS encoding glutamate-5-semialdehyde dehydrogenase has translation MSVLEQAAAARIAAIDLAGATRAEKDAALLLMADRLVERAGDIVAANAVDVANARANGISEAMIDRLALSPERVAAMADGLRQLAALPDPVGDVVRGSTLANGLELRQVRVPFGVVGMIYEGRPNVTADAAGICLKSGNAALLRGSGSAFSSNAAIVSVLRKAVADAGLPADAIQLLDATTRDSVKELMRARGLVDVLIPRGGADLIRTVVEQSTVPVIETGVGNCHVYVDAAADLEKALAITINSKTQRNSVCNAAESLLVHTEIADAFLPLVLEEFAAKGVTVHGDARVAGYSDAVVPATEQDWGTEYLSADISVAVVDSLEDALDHIRRFGTGHTEAIVSEAVGATRRFTAGVDAAAVMINASTRFTDGGEFGFGAEIGISTQKLHARGPMGLPELTSTKYVVTGNGHTRG, from the coding sequence ATGAGCGTGCTGGAGCAGGCCGCAGCCGCAAGGATCGCCGCCATCGATCTCGCCGGGGCGACTCGGGCGGAGAAGGACGCGGCGCTGCTGCTGATGGCCGACCGGCTGGTCGAGCGGGCCGGCGACATCGTCGCGGCGAACGCGGTCGACGTCGCGAACGCGCGGGCGAACGGCATCTCCGAGGCGATGATCGACCGGCTCGCGCTGAGCCCGGAGCGGGTCGCCGCGATGGCCGACGGCCTGCGCCAGCTCGCCGCGCTGCCGGACCCGGTCGGTGACGTGGTGCGCGGCTCGACGCTGGCCAACGGCCTGGAGTTGCGGCAGGTCCGGGTGCCGTTCGGGGTGGTCGGCATGATCTACGAGGGTCGGCCGAACGTGACCGCGGACGCCGCCGGCATCTGCCTGAAGTCCGGCAACGCGGCGCTGCTGCGCGGCTCCGGCTCGGCCTTCTCGTCGAACGCGGCGATCGTGTCGGTGCTGCGCAAGGCGGTCGCCGACGCGGGCCTGCCGGCCGACGCCATCCAGCTGCTGGACGCCACCACCCGCGACTCGGTGAAGGAACTGATGCGCGCCCGCGGCCTGGTCGACGTGCTGATCCCGCGCGGCGGCGCCGACCTGATCCGGACCGTGGTCGAGCAGTCCACGGTCCCGGTGATCGAGACCGGCGTCGGCAACTGCCACGTGTACGTGGACGCCGCCGCCGACCTGGAGAAGGCGCTGGCCATCACGATCAACTCGAAGACCCAGCGGAACTCGGTCTGCAACGCGGCCGAGTCGCTGCTGGTGCACACCGAGATCGCCGACGCGTTCCTGCCGCTGGTCCTCGAGGAGTTCGCGGCCAAGGGCGTCACGGTGCACGGCGACGCGAGGGTCGCCGGTTACAGCGACGCCGTGGTCCCCGCCACCGAGCAGGACTGGGGCACCGAATACCTGTCCGCCGACATCTCGGTCGCGGTGGTCGACTCGCTGGAGGACGCGCTGGACCACATCCGGCGGTTCGGCACGGGGCACACCGAGGCGATCGTCAGCGAGGCGGTCGGCGCGACCCGGCGGTTCACGGCCGGCGTCGACGCGGCCGCGGTGATGATCAACGCGTCCACCCGGTTCACCGACGGCGGCGAGTTCGGCTTCGGCGCGGAGATCGGCATCAGCACGCAGAAGCTGCACGCCCGCGGCCCGATGGGCCTGCCCGAGCTGACCTCGACGAAGTACGTCGTCACCGGGAACGGCCACACCCGGGGCTGA